One Ignisphaera sp. DNA window includes the following coding sequences:
- a CDS encoding ABC transporter ATP-binding protein, producing MNTSLISVRDLVVNYYTFGCVIKALRGVNLDIQYGESLCVIGESGSGKSTLAQAIAMILPRNASVERGSILYDGIDLSKNISAEIRTKIRREIGMIFQDPATSFSPFFTIKQQFIDVLTEVLKVSQEEALKIAREALRIARLIEVDRVLNSYPHELSGGMLQRASIALALAKRPKLLIADEPTTNLDVTTQAEILNLIKTLKEEYGLTLLMITHNFGVASYACDRTVVMYAGIVVEEGSTKNLMINPLHPYTKGLMKAIPRMTGEKLTPIPGFLPDPREDYNGCPFYNRCNHAIPKCADMPPPRVVLEDRVIYCHLYEGSR from the coding sequence ATGAACACCTCACTCATTTCGGTGAGAGATCTTGTAGTAAACTATTATACATTTGGTTGTGTGATAAAAGCGCTCAGAGGTGTCAACCTCGATATTCAGTATGGAGAATCACTATGTGTCATAGGGGAATCGGGTTCAGGTAAATCTACTCTAGCACAAGCTATAGCAATGATTCTGCCGCGAAACGCTAGTGTAGAGAGGGGAAGTATTCTCTACGATGGCATTGATTTATCAAAGAACATTAGTGCAGAGATCAGGACAAAAATAAGGAGAGAGATTGGAATGATATTCCAAGACCCGGCTACATCGTTTAGCCCGTTTTTTACGATTAAGCAACAGTTTATTGATGTATTGACAGAGGTCTTGAAAGTGTCCCAAGAGGAGGCACTCAAGATTGCACGAGAAGCACTCAGAATTGCAAGGCTCATTGAAGTAGATCGAGTGCTCAACTCCTATCCTCACGAGTTATCAGGCGGTATGCTACAAAGAGCGTCAATAGCGCTTGCCTTAGCCAAAAGGCCTAAACTACTAATTGCAGACGAGCCTACGACAAATCTTGATGTAACAACACAAGCTGAAATACTCAATCTAATAAAAACTCTCAAGGAGGAATATGGTCTAACGTTACTGATGATCACACACAACTTTGGTGTAGCATCATACGCATGTGATAGAACCGTAGTAATGTATGCAGGCATTGTTGTCGAAGAAGGTTCCACAAAAAACTTGATGATAAACCCGCTACATCCATATACAAAAGGGTTGATGAAAGCTATACCGAGGATGACTGGAGAAAAGCTGACCCCAATTCCCGGATTCTTGCCAGATCCGCGAGAGGATTACAATGGATGCCCCTTCTACAATAGGTGCAACCATGCAATCCCGAAATGCGCTGATATGCCCCCACCCCGAGTCGTCCTCGAGGATAGAGTTATTTACTGTCACCTCTATGAGGGGTCTAGATGA
- a CDS encoding ABC transporter ATP-binding protein has translation MSLLSVENLYVYFPIKRGLFGRVVGYVKAVDGVSFSVGWNESTALVGETGSGKSTILRVILKLEKPTGGRVLFEGKDIFALSNTEESWYRRNVQAVFQNPLQSFNPRMKIYDILAEPLKKHLGLNNNEIKERINELLELVGLPPAILNQYPAGLSGGQAQRVAIARAVSLNPRLILLDEPTSALDVSIQAQILNLLQELSSKVNVTYLLVTHDLSIVGYLVKKVVVLYRGNVMEVGSTGEIFSKPLHPYTQALIASIPDPFSGSMDSISKNLLREEEFYRDVAGCKLAHRCPYSSRLCFEKRPPLLSKQGRLVACWLYS, from the coding sequence ATGAGTCTATTGAGTGTAGAGAACCTCTACGTTTACTTCCCCATTAAGAGAGGTTTATTTGGTCGTGTAGTAGGCTATGTGAAAGCTGTTGATGGGGTCTCCTTCTCCGTAGGGTGGAATGAAAGCACGGCTCTTGTAGGTGAAACAGGCTCTGGGAAGTCTACTATACTGCGGGTTATACTAAAGCTTGAGAAGCCAACTGGTGGTAGAGTTCTTTTTGAGGGTAAAGACATATTTGCTCTCTCCAATACTGAGGAGTCATGGTATCGTAGAAATGTTCAAGCGGTTTTCCAAAACCCCCTTCAGTCGTTTAACCCAAGGATGAAAATCTATGATATTCTAGCAGAGCCTTTGAAGAAACACCTGGGACTTAATAATAACGAGATTAAAGAACGCATTAATGAGCTGCTGGAACTCGTTGGCTTGCCCCCAGCTATTTTAAATCAGTATCCAGCAGGTCTAAGTGGTGGACAAGCTCAGCGTGTCGCCATAGCAAGAGCTGTTTCACTGAATCCAAGGCTAATACTACTAGATGAGCCTACTTCAGCTCTCGATGTTTCTATACAGGCACAAATACTTAATTTACTACAGGAGCTAAGTAGCAAAGTTAATGTAACATATCTTCTTGTAACCCATGACTTGTCTATAGTGGGCTACCTCGTTAAGAAGGTGGTTGTCCTCTACCGTGGTAATGTAATGGAGGTTGGAAGCACAGGAGAAATCTTCAGTAAACCATTGCATCCCTATACTCAAGCATTAATTGCTTCAATACCAGACCCCTTTTCAGGATCCATGGATTCTATTAGCAAAAATCTCCTTAGAGAGGAGGAATTTTATAGAGATGTTGCAGGGTGTAAACTAGCACACAGATGCCCCTATTCGAGTAGACTATGCTTTGAGAAAAGACCTCCACTACTTAGTAAACAAGGCAGGCTTGTAGCATGCTGGCTCTATTCATAG
- a CDS encoding AbrB/MazE/SpoVT family DNA-binding domain-containing protein — MSLVVETKVGRKRVVVIPKAIAEAVKIGEDQRIRIMVMGDRIVIEPVRDAAWLALYGKKIDRILSEEVGRRTSMSKKSSRASNKILLPNAIRTCHTY; from the coding sequence ATGAGCTTGGTTGTAGAGACCAAGGTTGGCAGGAAGAGGGTAGTTGTTATACCTAAGGCTATTGCTGAGGCTGTGAAGATTGGTGAGGATCAGAGGATTAGAATCATGGTTATGGGGGATAGAATTGTGATAGAGCCTGTGAGAGATGCTGCGTGGCTTGCTCTCTACGGTAAGAAGATAGATAGGATACTGTCCGAAGAGGTCGGGAGGAGAACCTCCATGAGCAAGAAAAGCTCTCGAGCTAGCAACAAGATACTACTCCCCAATGCCATCAGGACCTGTCATACCTATTAG
- a CDS encoding TIM barrel protein, whose translation MPIQVAKLYFGTAGIPNSTPRKSTPNGVRRVWELGLDAMEIEFVRGVRMGDEMAAEVRELASSLGVLLTVHAPYYINLNSSEAQKVEASINRVLESARVGFKAGAWSVVFHSGYYGSSPSEEAYRNVREALKRIVKTLRDEGIDIWLRPELMGGVAEIGSLEEVVRLAEEIGDLVLPCIDFAHLHARTNGRYNTYEEFKEVLNTIEQRLGKEALQNMHIHISGIEYGEKGEIKHLNLRESDFNYQDLAKTLKEYNVRGVVISESPNLEEDATLFKQAYEKIKT comes from the coding sequence ATGCCTATTCAGGTTGCGAAGCTCTATTTTGGTACTGCTGGTATACCCAATTCGACTCCTAGGAAGTCTACGCCTAATGGTGTTAGGAGGGTTTGGGAGCTTGGCTTAGACGCTATGGAGATAGAGTTTGTTAGGGGTGTTAGAATGGGTGATGAAATGGCTGCTGAGGTTAGGGAGCTCGCCTCTAGCCTTGGGGTTCTTCTAACTGTTCATGCACCATACTACATAAATCTAAACTCTAGTGAGGCTCAAAAGGTTGAGGCGAGTATAAACAGGGTTTTGGAGAGTGCTAGAGTGGGTTTCAAGGCTGGTGCATGGAGTGTTGTATTCCATAGTGGCTACTATGGTTCGTCGCCAAGCGAAGAAGCCTATAGAAATGTTAGAGAGGCTCTGAAAAGAATTGTTAAGACCCTTAGAGACGAGGGTATAGATATTTGGCTAAGACCAGAGCTAATGGGGGGTGTAGCAGAGATAGGGTCTCTAGAAGAGGTTGTGAGGCTAGCCGAAGAAATTGGAGACCTGGTGCTACCCTGCATAGACTTTGCGCACTTGCATGCAAGAACAAATGGGAGATACAACACATACGAGGAATTCAAAGAGGTTCTAAACACAATCGAGCAGAGACTTGGGAAAGAGGCCCTCCAAAACATGCATATACACATAAGTGGAATAGAATACGGGGAAAAGGGAGAGATAAAACATCTAAACCTAAGAGAATCAGACTTCAACTACCAAGACCTTGCAAAAACATTAAAGGAATACAATGTTAGAGGAGTTGTAATAAGTGAATCACCAAACCTAGAAGAAGATGCAACACTCTTCAAACAAGCCTATGAAAAAATAAAAACCTAG
- a CDS encoding signal peptidase I, whose translation MRRRHRAGGRCEPYKNKRFFYRKVIPTLSHISNAIIVIFFALFLFAFLSRANILNLFGSFIVYSGSMEPSIHRWDLVVSVRGSFSKGDVVVYCINPSFCVVHRVIGFCPESRCVITKGDANPAADPPVSPNQVRGVVVATIPRLVWLPLFLFSTGFAVASIARTRVVGISSALTYATIILFIMLVYGLAQPAPSYTRLYPPALYLSSADFDSKSCTVAIKYTGDFAISDASMYVDGVLVQTVYNSTHVIGYPPPKMVEEVFEGSGNLNASVIATLNNVGRLYGSYRIRVYGDSPILRAVNGSLAIYNPNCFPMKFNISFQYAYGVGGNWRYANTSAVVNSFETVYVEPPEGSRFVYARVEYLVWGERRWQVLTVRYG comes from the coding sequence ATGAGACGCCGCCATAGAGCAGGTGGTCGATGTGAACCCTATAAAAACAAAAGGTTTTTTTATAGAAAGGTTATCCCTACCCTCTCCCACATATCCAATGCCATTATAGTTATCTTCTTTGCCCTGTTTCTATTCGCCTTCTTGTCTAGGGCAAACATTCTGAACCTGTTTGGGAGCTTCATAGTCTATTCTGGTAGTATGGAGCCCTCTATACACAGGTGGGACTTGGTTGTCTCTGTCCGAGGAAGCTTCTCCAAAGGCGATGTCGTTGTCTACTGCATCAACCCAAGCTTCTGCGTTGTCCACAGGGTAATAGGCTTCTGCCCCGAGAGCAGGTGTGTTATAACCAAGGGCGATGCCAACCCTGCTGCAGACCCGCCTGTCTCCCCCAACCAGGTTAGGGGCGTTGTTGTTGCCACCATCCCACGCCTTGTCTGGTTGCCGCTGTTCCTGTTCTCAACAGGCTTTGCAGTAGCATCTATAGCTAGGACAAGGGTTGTTGGGATCAGCTCTGCCCTGACCTACGCAACGATAATACTGTTTATAATGCTTGTCTACGGACTTGCCCAGCCAGCCCCAAGCTACACAAGGCTCTATCCGCCAGCCCTATACCTGTCTAGCGCAGACTTCGACTCCAAGAGCTGTACCGTAGCCATTAAGTACACAGGAGACTTCGCTATATCAGATGCGTCTATGTATGTAGACGGCGTTTTGGTGCAGACAGTATACAACTCAACCCATGTGATAGGCTATCCACCTCCAAAAATGGTTGAAGAGGTTTTTGAGGGAAGTGGCAACCTGAACGCATCTGTTATAGCAACGCTAAATAACGTTGGCAGGCTCTACGGAAGCTACAGAATCAGGGTATACGGCGACAGCCCAATTCTTAGAGCTGTAAACGGCTCTCTAGCAATATACAACCCAAACTGCTTTCCGATGAAATTCAACATATCCTTCCAGTATGCCTATGGGGTTGGCGGGAACTGGAGATATGCAAACACATCTGCTGTTGTAAACAGCTTTGAGACAGTCTATGTAGAGCCCCCAGAGGGCAGCAGGTTTGTCTATGCCCGTGTAGAGTATCTTGTGTGGGGTGAGAGGAGGTGGCAAGTGCTGACAGTGAGATACGGATAG
- a CDS encoding ATPase domain-containing protein, which yields MHSEAFTFGIKDLDKLLGSSLKFPSMIVVAGHPGAGKTTLAATICYANALRGRKCLYISQQESREKFFEIMKSLGMDFYELEKKGFIKHTNFPIASDIESIVNEISSIISTEDFKVVVIDSINPLLQAVEGSHAKRAWLYNYFYQIPKTLNGLLILIAELPFEKEHLELGSIEFVADAILILKHRIDESLLTRKIEIRKARGSPISIAEIPFSIVENKGIELYVPPILEEIPREGPEIDVVCSSLKSVVGHLHKGMVMYISYPPDARPILYVPILLCIAVINNLKIHVISYLYPPDTTKDLIRRGLKQLGLDESVATKIIDKHILINSINPFAYSIEELAIKELYMIPSDADIVAFHGTEVVASKHRREYIGGLYNQLNYLKKINKLVVRIGASVNDEVYNVNAMLSDVIMKFHLEEAGKKYRYNVYIWRRGEKPAILTEEDLYKCFEEIASIIKKKVYENT from the coding sequence ATGCATAGTGAGGCATTTACCTTTGGCATTAAAGACTTGGACAAGCTTTTGGGAAGCTCATTAAAGTTTCCATCAATGATTGTTGTGGCTGGGCATCCCGGAGCTGGTAAAACAACTCTTGCTGCTACTATCTGCTATGCAAATGCTTTGAGGGGTAGGAAATGCTTGTATATATCTCAGCAAGAGAGTAGGGAGAAGTTCTTCGAGATTATGAAGAGCCTTGGAATGGATTTCTACGAGCTTGAGAAAAAGGGTTTCATAAAACACACCAACTTTCCGATAGCATCAGATATCGAAAGTATTGTAAATGAGATTAGTTCTATAATCTCAACTGAGGACTTCAAGGTTGTCGTCATAGACTCTATAAATCCACTTCTACAAGCAGTTGAAGGTAGCCATGCGAAGAGGGCTTGGCTATACAACTACTTCTACCAAATACCAAAAACATTGAATGGCTTGCTGATACTAATTGCAGAGTTGCCATTTGAAAAAGAGCATCTCGAGCTTGGGTCGATAGAGTTTGTAGCTGATGCAATACTCATTTTAAAGCATAGAATAGATGAGAGCTTGCTCACAAGAAAAATTGAGATTAGAAAAGCGCGTGGCTCCCCAATCTCAATAGCTGAAATACCTTTTTCAATTGTTGAGAACAAGGGAATAGAGCTATATGTTCCACCAATTCTAGAGGAGATTCCTAGAGAAGGGCCCGAAATAGATGTTGTTTGCTCGTCGCTAAAGAGTGTTGTTGGACATTTACACAAAGGCATGGTAATGTACATCTCTTATCCGCCAGATGCAAGACCAATTTTATACGTTCCAATACTGCTATGCATAGCTGTTATAAACAATTTAAAAATACATGTAATCTCCTATCTATACCCACCAGATACAACAAAAGACCTCATACGTAGAGGTTTAAAGCAATTAGGATTAGATGAAAGTGTTGCTACCAAAATTATAGACAAACACATTCTAATAAATAGTATAAATCCATTTGCATACAGCATCGAAGAGCTTGCAATAAAAGAGCTCTACATGATTCCATCCGATGCAGATATAGTTGCTTTCCACGGAACAGAGGTTGTCGCGTCAAAACACAGGAGAGAGTATATTGGGGGCTTATATAACCAACTCAACTATTTAAAGAAAATAAATAAACTTGTTGTGAGGATCGGTGCTTCAGTAAATGATGAGGTATATAATGTTAATGCAATGCTTTCAGATGTTATCATGAAATTCCATCTAGAGGAGGCTGGCAAGAAATATAGATACAATGTGTATATTTGGAGAAGAGGAGAAAAACCTGCTATACTAACGGAAGAAGATCTATATAAATGCTTTGAAGAGATTGCTAGCATCATTAAAAAGAAAGTTTATGAAAATACCTAA
- a CDS encoding KH domain-containing protein gives MEGNDNKPKIGVVQGYLIPGVTRLYVRIPLERIGVLIGRNGEILKRLMEQTRTRISVDEVNGTTIIEPQSPQTKVLDLMKARDIVLAIGYGFSPERAFRLLNEDQILVVIDLKQYVKPTENHLTRVKGRLIGEEGKARKNLEEMTGTDISIYDDYVAIIGDYESVNIAREAVLMLIEGRQHSTVYKYVDKAMRQVRRSRMVTLWEKEYIPK, from the coding sequence ATGGAGGGCAATGACAACAAGCCAAAGATTGGCGTGGTTCAAGGCTATCTCATACCAGGGGTTACAAGACTCTATGTGAGGATCCCGCTTGAAAGAATTGGTGTATTGATAGGCCGAAATGGCGAGATTCTGAAGAGGCTCATGGAGCAGACGAGGACTAGGATAAGCGTTGATGAGGTTAATGGAACCACTATAATAGAGCCTCAGTCCCCACAGACAAAGGTTCTAGACCTTATGAAGGCTAGGGACATTGTGCTTGCCATAGGCTATGGATTCTCACCTGAAAGAGCATTTAGGCTTCTCAACGAGGATCAGATACTTGTTGTAATAGATTTGAAGCAGTATGTGAAGCCAACTGAGAACCACTTGACGAGGGTGAAGGGGAGGCTGATAGGTGAAGAGGGTAAGGCGAGAAAGAATCTAGAGGAGATGACGGGAACAGACATATCCATATATGACGATTACGTTGCTATAATAGGCGACTACGAGAGTGTCAACATTGCTAGAGAGGCGGTTCTAATGCTCATAGAGGGAAGGCAGCACTCGACAGTATACAAATACGTAGACAAGGCGATGAGGCAAGTTAGAAGATCGAGAATGGTGACCCTATGGGAAAAAGAATATATACCAAAATAA
- a CDS encoding serine protein kinase RIO — protein sequence MGKDIEKKIDREIGKRIREPRIKDSDLFETVEEVFDRSTVLAILELRNRGCIDKLKGVVSSGKEARVYWAKDKNGRDLAVKIYLTSSAEFRKSIWKYIKGDQRFEWITSLPTHKLMAIWARKEFTNLMKMYRAGVSVPQPLCVHRNVLVMEFIGAEGARAPLLKEAVELGEVSNDEAKKIFTEILRNIHRMYWLAGLVHADLSEYNIMIYNNKVYIIDVSQAVGISHPNAHMFLYRDIINIVKFFRDELGLETASPEKIYNYIISNKTINDVEEHLDE from the coding sequence ATGGGTAAAGATATTGAGAAGAAGATTGATAGAGAGATCGGTAAGAGGATTAGAGAGCCTAGAATAAAGGATAGCGATCTATTTGAAACTGTTGAAGAGGTTTTCGATAGGTCAACAGTTCTAGCTATTCTAGAGCTGAGAAACAGGGGTTGCATAGACAAGTTAAAGGGGGTTGTATCATCAGGTAAAGAGGCTAGGGTTTACTGGGCAAAGGATAAGAATGGCAGGGATCTAGCTGTGAAGATATACCTAACCTCTTCAGCCGAGTTTAGGAAGAGTATATGGAAGTATATAAAGGGTGATCAAAGATTTGAGTGGATAACCTCTCTCCCAACACATAAACTCATGGCTATATGGGCTAGAAAAGAATTCACAAACCTGATGAAGATGTATAGAGCCGGTGTTTCCGTTCCACAGCCACTGTGTGTACATAGAAATGTGTTGGTCATGGAGTTTATAGGGGCTGAAGGTGCTAGAGCACCCCTACTTAAAGAGGCTGTCGAGCTTGGGGAGGTGAGCAACGATGAAGCTAAAAAAATCTTTACAGAAATTTTAAGAAACATCCATAGGATGTACTGGCTTGCAGGGCTTGTCCATGCTGACCTGAGTGAGTACAATATTATGATATACAATAATAAGGTTTATATAATTGATGTTAGTCAGGCTGTAGGTATATCACATCCAAATGCTCACATGTTTCTCTATAGAGACATCATAAACATTGTAAAGTTTTTTAGAGATGAACTTGGCTTGGAAACAGCATCGCCTGAGAAAATATACAATTATATAATATCCAATAAAACAATTAATGATGTAGAGGAGCACTTGGATGAGTGA
- a CDS encoding translation initiation factor aIF-1A, which yields MAKDKKVESVPKDLTLPTEGQVLCVVEELVGADFLKVRCVDGVSRVCRIPGKYRRRVWFSGGDVVLVQPWDFQQNKGDIVYKYSKDEVRKLVGMGLITKEFIEGAI from the coding sequence ATAGCAAAAGACAAGAAGGTTGAGAGTGTACCAAAGGATCTTACGTTGCCTACTGAAGGCCAGGTTCTATGCGTTGTTGAGGAGCTTGTGGGAGCAGATTTCCTGAAGGTTAGATGTGTCGATGGTGTTTCACGGGTTTGTAGAATACCTGGGAAATATAGGAGAAGGGTTTGGTTCTCTGGAGGAGATGTGGTACTTGTTCAGCCATGGGACTTTCAACAAAACAAAGGAGACATTGTATATAAGTACAGTAAGGATGAGGTCAGGAAACTGGTTGGCATGGGTCTAATAACAAAAGAGTTTATAGAGGGAGCAATCTGA
- a CDS encoding NMD3-related protein: MKRFCVKCGVEESPTTPIINGLCPRCYIEVRGLVEKIDRIEIGFCRSCGAVDIHGRWVNVGSYSELSDLVEDYILDMLKPSQDFLLDDVRVGFKPYEDSMAIITLFGKLGNARIEHKMGVKMIWHPTLCPNCRRIVGGGHKAVVQIRYVNEDEEVEKFIDSINSEFGKFIKDIKPVKNGYDISLVDAGIAKKIAEMARRKWFGVRVVETFGDVKRLTSGEKTARLYISIRILNFKPGDYIVVDGKPYTVESFDGLWLKLRSQEGDLTAIHIDYVARNFSKYRAEK; this comes from the coding sequence TTGAAGAGATTTTGCGTTAAATGCGGTGTTGAGGAGTCTCCGACAACTCCTATAATAAATGGTCTCTGCCCAAGGTGCTACATAGAGGTTAGGGGGCTGGTCGAGAAAATAGATAGAATAGAGATTGGCTTTTGTCGCTCTTGTGGTGCAGTTGACATTCACGGCAGGTGGGTTAATGTTGGTAGCTATTCAGAGCTCTCAGATCTTGTAGAGGACTATATACTTGACATGCTCAAACCATCCCAAGACTTTCTACTAGATGATGTTAGAGTGGGTTTCAAGCCATATGAAGACTCTATGGCTATTATAACACTATTTGGGAAGCTTGGCAATGCCAGGATAGAGCATAAAATGGGCGTTAAAATGATTTGGCATCCAACCCTATGCCCGAACTGTAGGAGAATTGTTGGAGGAGGGCATAAGGCTGTTGTCCAGATAAGGTATGTTAATGAGGACGAAGAGGTAGAGAAATTTATAGATAGCATTAATAGCGAGTTTGGCAAGTTCATCAAAGACATTAAACCTGTTAAAAATGGTTATGACATCAGCTTAGTGGATGCTGGGATAGCCAAGAAAATTGCTGAAATGGCTCGAAGAAAGTGGTTTGGTGTAAGAGTTGTTGAAACCTTTGGAGATGTTAAAAGACTGACCAGCGGGGAGAAAACAGCTAGGCTCTACATATCAATCAGGATACTAAATTTCAAGCCAGGAGACTACATAGTTGTTGATGGAAAGCCCTACACCGTAGAGTCATTCGATGGTCTGTGGCTCAAGCTGAGGAGTCAGGAAGGCGATTTGACAGCTATTCACATAGATTATGTTGCGAGAAATTTCTCGAAATACAGAGCTGAAAAGTGA
- a CDS encoding DUF424 family protein — MSLYFMKIHSVGGKKIVAVCDEEILGMVFREGDVVLDISPRFYGGKKADLEEVMNEIMDADIVVLSGKRIVEELDRRGAVIKDHALRVGDQLHIQIVREVLEI; from the coding sequence ATGAGTCTATACTTTATGAAGATCCATAGTGTAGGCGGGAAGAAGATTGTTGCTGTTTGTGATGAGGAGATCCTTGGCATGGTGTTTAGAGAAGGTGATGTGGTTCTAGATATTTCGCCTAGGTTCTACGGCGGTAAGAAGGCAGATCTAGAGGAGGTTATGAACGAGATCATGGATGCGGATATAGTTGTTTTGTCTGGTAAGAGAATAGTTGAAGAGCTTGATAGAAGAGGCGCTGTGATTAAAGACCACGCCTTGAGGGTAGGCGATCAGCTACATATACAGATAGTTAGAGAGGTTCTGGAGATTTGA
- a CDS encoding translation initiation factor IF-2 subunit beta, translating into MQGGDEVKILYDYEKLLDMVYERLPKRVGGRAYDIPSLEVDYVGDHTVVKNFGFACERIRREPRIVMRFLLKELAMPGSLNPDNSLVIYKRVSAKSIQGLYTRFLESYVRCSTCGSYDTELVREGKVWFIRCLACGAITYVKPV; encoded by the coding sequence ATGCAAGGTGGCGATGAGGTAAAGATATTGTATGATTATGAGAAGCTTTTGGATATGGTGTATGAGAGGTTGCCTAAGAGGGTTGGTGGTAGGGCGTATGATATACCCTCTTTGGAGGTTGACTATGTTGGCGATCATACTGTTGTTAAGAATTTTGGTTTTGCCTGTGAGAGGATTAGGAGAGAGCCTAGGATTGTTATGAGGTTTTTGCTGAAGGAGCTTGCTATGCCGGGGTCTCTCAATCCTGACAATAGCTTGGTTATATATAAGAGGGTTTCTGCAAAATCTATTCAAGGTCTCTATACAAGGTTTTTGGAGAGCTATGTTAGGTGCTCTACATGTGGTAGCTACGATACTGAGCTTGTTAGAGAGGGGAAGGTGTGGTTTATCAGATGTCTTGCATGTGGAGCTATAACCTATGTTAAGCCTGTTTAG
- a CDS encoding tRNA (N(6)-L-threonylcarbamoyladenosine(37)-C(2))-methylthiotransferase, giving the protein MAVKRIYIETYGCALNRADSAIMKTILMESGYEVVDRVEDADVVILNTCVVRYDTESRMFSRMEYLKKLNKKVVVAGCLARVLPAKVRRIIPSASIVVPQSVNRIVEAVESSEPQVLFDEFKSFVVLPRIVDGVIATIPVAEGCLDECSFCVVKVARPHLRSVPIEKIVEVFKDVLRRGAIEIEITAQDLSVYGYDLYGRYALPDLLESLLTIEGDYMIRIGQLNPRHLINYLDRVIDILKSPNVYKHLHIPVQSGDNRVLELMNRKYSVEDFINIVTEVRRKIEGVHIATDIIVGHPGEDEKAFMESVKLIVEYGIDRVHIARYSPRPFTKSSLMPQIPDPVKKSRSSYIEKVYEETALNINMDYIGSRATVVITEVDKVRNRAIGRLFNYRPVVLDVGVEHLGKKGIVEINGATFFDLRGRLIQAI; this is encoded by the coding sequence ATGGCTGTTAAGAGAATTTATATAGAGACCTATGGATGTGCGTTGAATAGAGCTGACTCCGCTATTATGAAGACTATTTTGATGGAGAGTGGCTATGAGGTTGTGGACCGTGTTGAGGATGCTGATGTGGTTATCTTGAATACGTGTGTTGTTAGATATGATACAGAATCTAGGATGTTCTCTAGGATGGAGTATCTCAAGAAGCTTAATAAGAAGGTTGTTGTTGCTGGTTGTTTGGCTAGGGTGTTGCCTGCTAAGGTAAGGAGGATTATCCCATCTGCTTCTATAGTAGTTCCGCAAAGTGTTAACAGAATTGTCGAGGCTGTCGAGTCTTCAGAGCCCCAAGTTCTTTTCGATGAGTTCAAAAGCTTTGTTGTATTGCCTAGAATTGTGGATGGAGTTATTGCGACTATACCTGTTGCAGAGGGTTGTTTGGATGAGTGCTCTTTTTGTGTGGTGAAGGTTGCTAGACCCCATCTGAGGAGTGTTCCCATAGAGAAGATTGTTGAGGTGTTCAAGGATGTTTTGAGGAGGGGTGCTATAGAGATAGAGATTACTGCACAGGATCTCAGCGTCTATGGCTATGACCTTTATGGGAGATACGCTTTGCCAGATCTTCTAGAATCTTTGCTGACCATCGAAGGAGACTACATGATTAGAATTGGGCAGCTAAACCCAAGGCACTTGATAAACTATTTGGATAGGGTTATAGACATTCTCAAGAGCCCCAATGTATATAAACACCTTCACATACCTGTGCAAAGTGGTGATAACAGAGTCCTAGAACTTATGAATAGAAAGTACAGTGTTGAGGACTTCATAAACATTGTTACAGAGGTTAGGAGAAAGATAGAGGGTGTGCACATAGCAACAGACATTATAGTTGGACACCCAGGAGAAGATGAAAAAGCGTTTATGGAAAGCGTGAAACTTATTGTCGAATACGGCATAGACAGAGTCCACATAGCAAGATACTCCCCAAGACCATTCACAAAATCATCGCTAATGCCCCAAATACCAGATCCTGTTAAGAAGAGTAGGAGTAGCTATATAGAGAAGGTTTACGAGGAAACAGCGCTGAATATAAACATGGATTATATAGGTTCTAGAGCTACTGTTGTAATAACAGAGGTTGATAAGGTAAGGAATAGAGCAATTGGAAGATTATTCAATTATAGGCCGGTTGTGTTGGATGTTGGTGTGGAGCATCTAGGTAAAAAAGGCATTGTGGAAATAAATGGGGCTACATTCTTTGACTTAAGGGGGAGGCTTATTCAGGCTATTTAG